A genomic stretch from Prionailurus bengalensis isolate Pbe53 chromosome E2, Fcat_Pben_1.1_paternal_pri, whole genome shotgun sequence includes:
- the TBCB gene encoding tubulin-folding cofactor B isoform X1 — MEVTGLSAPTVTVFISSSLNSFRSEKRYSRSLTIAEFKCKLELVVGSPASCMELELYGADDKFYSKLDQEDALLGSYPVDDGCRIHVIDHSGARLGEYEDVSKVEKYQISQEAYDQRQDSVRSFLKRSKLGRYNEEERAQQEAEATQRLNEEKTQASAISVGSRCEVRAPGQPPRRGTVMYVGLTDFKRGYWIGVRYDEPLGKNDGSVNGKRYFECQAKYGAFVKPSVVTVGDFPEEDYGLDEM; from the exons ATGGAGGTGACGGGCTTGTCGGCGCCCACAGTGACCGTTTTCATCAGCAGCTCTCTCAACAGCTTCCGCTCTGAGAAGCGGTACAGTCGCAGCCTCACCATAGCTGAGTTCAAG TGTAAACTAGAGCTGGTGGTGGGCAGTCCTGCATCTTGCATGGAACTGGAGCTGTATGGAGCTGACGACAAGTTCTACAGCAAGCTGGATCAGGAGGATGCACTGCTGGGCTCATACCCCGTAGACGACGGCTGCCGCATCCAC GTCATTGATCACAGTGGTGCCCGCCTTGGGGAATATGAGGATGTGTCCAAGGTGGAGAAATACCAGATCTCACAAGAAGCCTATGACCAGAGGCAAG ACTCCGTCCGCTCCTTCCTGAAGCGCAGCAAGCTAGGCCGATACAATGAAGAGGAGCGGGCACAGCAAGAGGCCGAGGCCACCCAGCGCCTGAACGAGGAGAAGACCCAGGCCAGTGCCATCTCTGTGGGCAGCCGCTGTGAAGTGCGGGCGCCTGGGCAGCCCCCTCGCCGGGGCACCGTCATGTATGTAG GACTCACAGATTTCAAGCGTGGCTACTGGATTGGCGTCCGCTACGATGAGCCACTAGGGAAAAATGATGGCAG CGTGAATGGGAAACGCTACTTCGAATGCCAGGCCAAGTACGGTGCCTTCGTCAAGCCATCGGTTGTGACAGTGGGGGACTTTCCCGAGGAAGACTACGGGTTGGATGAGATGTGA
- the TBCB gene encoding tubulin-folding cofactor B isoform X2: MTKDNQCKLELVVGSPASCMELELYGADDKFYSKLDQEDALLGSYPVDDGCRIHVIDHSGARLGEYEDVSKVEKYQISQEAYDQRQDSVRSFLKRSKLGRYNEEERAQQEAEATQRLNEEKTQASAISVGSRCEVRAPGQPPRRGTVMYVGLTDFKRGYWIGVRYDEPLGKNDGSVNGKRYFECQAKYGAFVKPSVVTVGDFPEEDYGLDEM, from the exons ATGACCAAAGATAACCAG TGTAAACTAGAGCTGGTGGTGGGCAGTCCTGCATCTTGCATGGAACTGGAGCTGTATGGAGCTGACGACAAGTTCTACAGCAAGCTGGATCAGGAGGATGCACTGCTGGGCTCATACCCCGTAGACGACGGCTGCCGCATCCAC GTCATTGATCACAGTGGTGCCCGCCTTGGGGAATATGAGGATGTGTCCAAGGTGGAGAAATACCAGATCTCACAAGAAGCCTATGACCAGAGGCAAG ACTCCGTCCGCTCCTTCCTGAAGCGCAGCAAGCTAGGCCGATACAATGAAGAGGAGCGGGCACAGCAAGAGGCCGAGGCCACCCAGCGCCTGAACGAGGAGAAGACCCAGGCCAGTGCCATCTCTGTGGGCAGCCGCTGTGAAGTGCGGGCGCCTGGGCAGCCCCCTCGCCGGGGCACCGTCATGTATGTAG GACTCACAGATTTCAAGCGTGGCTACTGGATTGGCGTCCGCTACGATGAGCCACTAGGGAAAAATGATGGCAG CGTGAATGGGAAACGCTACTTCGAATGCCAGGCCAAGTACGGTGCCTTCGTCAAGCCATCGGTTGTGACAGTGGGGGACTTTCCCGAGGAAGACTACGGGTTGGATGAGATGTGA
- the POLR2I gene encoding DNA-directed RNA polymerase II subunit RPB9: MEPDGTYEPGFVGIRFCQECNNMLYPKEDKENRILLYACRNCDYQQEADNSCIYVNKITHEVDELTQIIADVSQDPTLPRTEDHPCQKCGHKEAVFFQSHSARAEDAMRLYYVCTAPHCGHRWTE; the protein is encoded by the exons ATGGAACCGGACGGGACCTATGAGCCGGGTTTCGTGGGTATTCGATTCTGCCAGGAATG tAACAACATGCTTTATCCCAAGGAGGACAAGGAGAACCGCATTCTGCTCTACGCG TGCCGGAATTGTGATTACCAGCAGGAAGCCGACAACAGCTGCATCTACGTCAACAAAATCACGCACGAAGTGGA CGAACTGACCCAGATCATCGCTGACGTGTCCCAGGACCCCACGTTGCCGCGGACCGAGGACCACCCGTGCCAAAA GTGTGGCCACAAGGAGGCGGTGTTCTTCCAGTCACATAGTGCCCGTGCCGAG GACGCCATGCGCTTGTACTATGTGTGCACGGCCCCACACTGTGGCCACCGCTGGACGGAGTGA